In a single window of the Chondrocystis sp. NIES-4102 genome:
- a CDS encoding amino acid adenylation domain-containing protein — translation MSNISERIAALSLEQRKLLELRLKQKQTLSIPAATASATFPLSSMQQGLWLANQLYPDLPLYNESSLFKLTGIVKIDTIVKSINKIVARHDILRTTFEVDGEKVTQVIKPHLDISLTIIDNIESNSTEIQNSINYYAALPFDLKELPLLRCIIFKLSQQEHLLLITMHHLISDGWSWGVFCQELAAFYQGLSLPDLAIQYGNFTLWQQQNLPNKITSQLNYWLQKLKAAPTILELATDYLRPLNPSFKGKRETFIISKSLTKQLKVLGKEAQVTTFMLLLAAFKTLLYRYTQQTDIIVGTPIANRDRLEFEGLIGCFINTLVLRSDLGGDPSFRDLLQQIKTTTLEAYQHQDLPLEELLKALKIERLPGINPLFQVMFVYQPAPLLDFTLPDLTITSLPLDNGIAKFDLTLYIEDTQDELLGFLEYSSDLFTAETITRMLANFQTLLTAIVSHPDDHISSLPLLTPAEKNKLLVEWNNTQASYPLDICLHQLFEQQVTKTPDAVAVIFETQITYTQLNQQANKLAHYLQHLGVEKDVLVGICLERSLYMVVGLLAILKAGGAYVPIDPSYPKTRRDLIILDAGLQIILTQQHLRSSLSNHTAQLICLDTEWDKDHPLSNQDSPISNSTPDSLAYVIYTSGSTGTPKGAMNTHRGICNRLQWMQETYQLTPDDAVLQKTPFSFDVSVWEFFWTLITGARLIIAVPGGHLDSRYLVKTISHHNITIIHFVPSMLQVFLEDPEIATLTSLRQVICSGEALPVSLQTKFFTQLSAKLDNLYGPTEAAIDVTYWQCQPDSNLTTVPIGRPIANTQIYILDKHLQPLPIGVTGELYIAGVGVARGYLNRPQLSCEKFIQVPGKFVSPLYKTGDLARYLSDGNIEYRGRIDNQIKLRGFRIELGEIEAVLSNYPGVREAVVIVKELSQSLIAYLVLAHPKTTIEKIRCQLKQQLPEYMIPNAFVVLEALPLTSNGKVNRLALGDLDLEVSSYLAPSTPVQEILTGIWSVILNVEGVGIEDNFFELGGHSLLATQVISQVRQIWGVEIALKEIFSAPTIAQFSLLIENARNSWQHLPIKASNRDRNIPLSFAQQRLWFLQQLEPDSIAYNGSNLILITGLLNVEALEKSINEIARRHEILRTSFIFRDNQAVQEIAEELFIPLEIIDLENLSKIEQQTAIKRIIAASSNQPFKLTQAPLFRVSLIKLKSDKQLLLLTIHHIISDAWSAGIFIKEISALYAAFSTGKQSPLPELPIQYADFALWQREWLQGEFLERQLSYWQQQLENANSNLKLPRDISCKQVSAIGKQHHFSLPSELSQQLTSFSQQQGVTLFMTLLTIYNTLLYSYNQQEDISIGSPIANRNRSEIEGLIGFFVNTLVLRTNLANNPTFTQLLQRVRTTALDAYAHQDVPFEKIVAALKPVRDKGKRSPLFQVWFVLQNAPTPTLQLAGLDLSLIDVETGIVRHDLKLDLTKTESGIQGFFEYKQDLFSEEVIAHLTQRFITISSLIVRDSEIKLKELVECLI, via the coding sequence ATGAGTAATATATCAGAAAGAATTGCAGCACTCTCTTTAGAACAAAGAAAATTATTAGAGTTGCGTTTAAAGCAAAAACAAACTTTATCTATTCCTGCAGCAACGGCATCGGCTACTTTTCCTTTATCTTCGATGCAGCAGGGTTTATGGTTGGCAAATCAATTATACCCAGACTTGCCTTTATATAATGAGTCGAGTTTATTTAAGCTTACAGGGATAGTTAAGATTGACACTATTGTTAAAAGTATTAATAAAATAGTTGCTCGTCATGATATTTTACGTACAACTTTTGAAGTAGATGGGGAAAAAGTAACCCAGGTTATTAAACCGCATTTAGATATTTCTCTGACTATAATAGATAATATAGAATCGAACTCAACAGAAATTCAAAACTCGATTAATTATTATGCAGCTTTACCTTTTGATTTAAAAGAATTACCTCTATTAAGATGTATTATTTTTAAGTTATCTCAACAGGAACACTTACTCTTAATTACCATGCACCACCTAATATCTGATGGTTGGTCTTGGGGGGTTTTTTGTCAGGAATTGGCAGCTTTCTATCAAGGTTTAAGTTTACCTGATTTAGCAATTCAATATGGTAATTTTACCCTATGGCAGCAACAAAATTTACCCAATAAAATTACATCTCAGTTAAACTATTGGCTACAAAAGTTAAAAGCTGCCCCAACTATTTTAGAATTAGCAACAGATTATCTTCGTCCTCTTAATCCTAGTTTTAAGGGGAAGCGAGAAACCTTTATTATTTCTAAATCCCTAACAAAACAGTTAAAAGTACTAGGCAAAGAAGCCCAGGTAACAACTTTTATGTTATTATTGGCTGCCTTTAAAACTTTACTTTATCGTTATACTCAACAAACAGATATTATAGTTGGTACTCCCATTGCTAACCGCGATCGCTTGGAATTTGAAGGTTTAATTGGCTGTTTTATTAATACTTTGGTTTTAAGAAGTGATTTGGGTGGTGATCCGAGTTTTCGCGACTTATTACAACAAATAAAAACTACTACCCTCGAAGCTTATCAACATCAGGATCTACCTTTAGAGGAATTATTAAAAGCCTTAAAAATAGAGCGATTACCAGGTATTAATCCTTTATTTCAAGTGATGTTTGTTTATCAGCCAGCACCTTTACTTGATTTTACTTTACCAGATTTAACTATTACTTCTTTACCCCTAGATAATGGTATTGCTAAATTCGATCTCACTCTCTATATTGAAGATACTCAAGATGAATTACTGGGTTTTTTAGAATATAGCAGCGATTTATTTACTGCAGAAACCATTACTCGGATGTTGGCAAACTTCCAAACTTTGTTAACAGCAATTGTTAGTCATCCTGATGATCATATTTCTTCCCTCCCTCTATTAACCCCCGCAGAAAAAAACAAACTTCTGGTTGAATGGAATAATACCCAAGCAAGTTATCCCTTAGATATTTGTCTACATCAATTATTTGAGCAACAAGTAACTAAAACTCCCGATGCTGTCGCCGTAATATTTGAAACCCAAATTACCTATACTCAATTAAATCAGCAAGCAAATAAATTAGCCCACTACCTACAACACTTGGGTGTAGAAAAAGATGTTTTAGTCGGTATTTGTTTAGAGCGATCGCTTTATATGGTGGTGGGACTTTTAGCTATCCTCAAAGCAGGTGGTGCTTATGTACCTATCGATCCTAGTTATCCTAAAACACGAAGAGACTTGATTATCCTTGATGCAGGGTTGCAGATAATTCTGACGCAACAACATCTACGCTCAAGTTTATCAAATCATACAGCACAATTAATTTGTTTAGATACAGAGTGGGACAAGGATCATCCTTTATCGAACCAAGACAGCCCGATCAGTAATTCCACCCCAGACTCCCTGGCTTATGTGATCTATACCTCTGGATCTACAGGTACACCTAAAGGGGCGATGAATACCCATCGAGGTATTTGTAACCGTCTTCAATGGATGCAGGAAACCTATCAGTTAACCCCCGACGATGCAGTATTGCAGAAAACCCCTTTTAGTTTTGATGTTTCAGTTTGGGAATTCTTCTGGACTTTGATTACGGGCGCACGTTTAATTATTGCTGTGCCTGGAGGACATTTAGATAGCAGGTATCTAGTCAAGACAATATCCCATCATAACATCACTATTATACATTTTGTGCCTTCAATGTTGCAAGTCTTTTTAGAAGATCCAGAAATAGCAACTTTAACTTCCTTAAGACAGGTTATTTGTAGCGGAGAAGCCTTACCAGTCAGTTTACAAACCAAATTCTTTACCCAACTGTCAGCCAAACTAGATAACCTTTATGGCCCAACTGAAGCAGCGATCGATGTTACCTATTGGCAATGTCAACCAGATAGTAATTTAACCACAGTCCCTATTGGTCGTCCCATTGCGAATACACAAATATATATCCTAGATAAACACCTGCAACCTTTACCCATTGGCGTAACTGGGGAATTATATATAGCTGGGGTGGGTGTCGCTCGTGGATATTTAAATCGTCCTCAATTAAGTTGCGAGAAATTTATTCAAGTCCCAGGTAAATTTGTTTCCCCCTTATATAAAACAGGAGATTTAGCCCGATACCTTAGCGATGGCAATATTGAGTATCGAGGGCGTATAGATAACCAGATAAAGCTACGAGGCTTTCGCATTGAGTTGGGGGAAATAGAAGCGGTACTTAGTAATTATCCTGGGGTAAGAGAAGCGGTGGTGATAGTTAAGGAATTATCCCAATCATTAATTGCCTATCTTGTACTCGCTCACCCTAAGACAACAATTGAAAAGATACGTTGCCAGCTTAAACAGCAGCTACCAGAATACATGATTCCTAATGCTTTTGTGGTATTAGAGGCTTTACCTTTAACTAGTAATGGGAAGGTTAACCGTCTGGCGTTAGGGGATCTAGATTTAGAAGTAAGTAGTTATTTAGCACCTAGTACACCTGTACAAGAAATCCTCACAGGAATTTGGAGTGTAATTTTAAATGTAGAGGGAGTAGGCATTGAAGATAACTTTTTTGAATTGGGAGGGCATTCTTTATTAGCAACTCAAGTAATTTCTCAAGTTAGGCAGATTTGGGGTGTGGAGATAGCTTTAAAAGAGATCTTTAGCGCGCCTACAATTGCGCAGTTTTCTTTATTAATTGAAAATGCTAGAAATAGTTGGCAACACTTACCTATAAAAGCCTCTAATAGGGATAGAAATATACCCCTTTCCTTTGCACAACAAAGATTATGGTTTCTCCAACAATTAGAGCCTGATTCTATTGCGTATAATGGCTCAAATTTAATTTTAATCACAGGGCTACTCAATGTGGAGGCTCTGGAAAAAAGTATTAATGAAATTGCCAGAAGACATGAAATATTGCGGACAAGTTTTATCTTTAGAGATAATCAAGCTGTGCAGGAAATAGCGGAGGAATTATTCATCCCGTTAGAAATTATCGATCTAGAGAATTTATCTAAGATAGAGCAACAAACAGCAATAAAAAGAATAATAGCAGCCAGTAGTAATCAGCCATTTAAACTTACCCAAGCCCCCTTATTTAGAGTAAGTTTAATTAAGTTAAAGTCAGACAAACAACTTTTATTATTAACCATACATCATATAATTTCTGATGCTTGGTCGGCAGGTATATTTATTAAAGAAATATCCGCCCTGTATGCAGCTTTTTCTACAGGTAAACAATCACCATTACCAGAATTACCAATTCAATATGCCGACTTTGCCCTATGGCAGAGAGAATGGTTACAAGGGGAATTTTTAGAGCGTCAATTAAGTTATTGGCAACAACAATTAGAAAACGCTAATAGTAATTTAAAACTACCTAGAGATATATCCTGTAAACAAGTTAGTGCTATAGGTAAGCAACATCATTTCTCCCTACCGAGTGAATTATCTCAACAATTAACTAGTTTTAGTCAACAACAAGGAGTGACATTATTTATGACTTTGTTGACGATTTATAATACCTTACTTTATAGCTATAACCAACAGGAAGACATCTCAATAGGTTCTCCTATTGCTAATCGTAACCGCAGCGAAATAGAAGGTTTAATTGGCTTTTTTGTTAACACTTTAGTTTTACGGACAAATTTAGCTAATAATCCAACTTTTACACAATTACTACAAAGAGTAAGAACCACTGCTTTAGATGCTTATGCCCATCAAGATGTTCCTTTTGAAAAGATAGTAGCAGCTTTAAAACCAGTAAGAGATAAGGGTAAGCGATCGCCTTTATTTCAGGTTTGGTTCGTATTACAAAATGCCCCGACACCCACACTTCAATTAGCAGGATTGGATTTAAGTTTAATTGATGTGGAAACGGGGATAGTTCGTCATGATTTGAAGTTGGATTTAACTAAAACTGAGTCGGGTATTCAGGGTTTTTTTGAATATAAACAAGATTTGTTTTCAGAAGAAGTTATTGCCCACCTCACCCAGCGTTTTATCACAATTAGTAGTTTGATTGTTAGAGATTCTGAAATCAAGTTAAAGGAATTAGTAGAATGTTTGATATAA
- a CDS encoding taurine catabolism dioxygenase TauD/TfdA — translation MFDIKSIKRKSIVIEGEDLIKTELLNPHKRSPLVIKPNMAGINLINWATNYRDWIDKNLLEYGALLLRDFAIKPTTFEPFIRAIAGELLDYSYRSTPRTLVNGKIYTSTEYPPQQFIPLHNEMSYARYWASKIWFYCVQPAKEGGETPIADSRQIFKLIPTKIREKFIAKQVMYVRNYGQGLDLDWQTVFQTDNKQVVEDYCDQVGIDWQWLNENHLRTRQVCPAITTHPITKEVVWFNQAHLFHVSMLPNNLRESLLSLLPLDDLPRNSFYGDGTVIEDGVIEEINNIYLQEMFTFPWQAGDILMLDNLLFAHGRNPFLGTRKVLVGMA, via the coding sequence ATGTTTGATATAAAAAGTATTAAAAGGAAATCAATAGTAATTGAGGGAGAGGATTTAATTAAGACGGAGTTGCTTAATCCCCACAAGCGATCGCCTTTAGTAATTAAGCCAAATATGGCTGGGATAAATTTAATTAATTGGGCAACTAATTATCGGGATTGGATTGATAAGAATTTATTGGAATATGGTGCTTTATTATTGCGTGATTTTGCCATAAAACCAACAACATTTGAACCATTTATAAGAGCGATCGCAGGGGAATTATTGGATTATTCTTATCGTTCTACTCCCCGTACTTTAGTTAACGGTAAAATATATACTTCTACGGAATATCCGCCGCAACAGTTTATTCCTCTACACAATGAAATGTCCTACGCTCGTTATTGGGCTAGTAAAATTTGGTTTTATTGTGTTCAACCAGCAAAAGAAGGTGGCGAAACACCAATTGCTGATAGTCGTCAAATATTTAAGCTTATTCCCACTAAAATTAGGGAAAAGTTTATTGCTAAACAAGTTATGTATGTCCGTAATTATGGGCAGGGTTTAGATTTAGATTGGCAAACAGTCTTTCAAACAGATAATAAGCAGGTGGTAGAAGATTATTGTGATCAAGTAGGAATTGATTGGCAATGGTTGAATGAAAATCACCTGAGAACTCGTCAGGTTTGTCCTGCTATTACTACCCATCCTATAACTAAAGAGGTTGTGTGGTTTAATCAAGCTCATTTATTTCATGTTTCCATGTTACCTAATAATCTTCGTGAATCCTTATTATCTTTACTTCCTTTAGATGATTTACCTCGTAATAGTTTTTATGGCGATGGTACGGTAATAGAAGATGGGGTGATTGAGGAAATAAATAATATTTATCTACAGGAAATGTTTACTTTTCCTTGGCAAGCAGGGGATATTTTAATGTTGGATAATCTCCTATTTGCCCACGGGAGAAATCCCTTTTTGGGAACAAGAAAAGTTTTAGTGGGAATGGCTTAA
- a CDS encoding amino acid adenylation domain protein, producing MEKLTNNGFAISPQQQNIWLSSTPDIRQKLQVTGTILLSGELDLVTLEKVIKQVINKHEILRTKLSAIAALDIPMQVIDHHDNFSLDIGEIDDQGEFNLEEGIFYARLIKIKPKSNILAIAISAFCVDPISFVNLVQEISQAYQSYAVDNDPLQYADLAAWQNELLTTAPAVARQYWQDKNSLLNFKVTHPVEFIPQVVNCNLNNDLLDQIQLFASENNTSIANILMGTWQLLLWRLFSKQDLVVATYFENRNYQELKSVIGLLAKYIPVQIELTPDLTFSQLISKLDTEITQINQWQEYYIPTQDHISPPYGFEFNLLPATYQTPDLTFTIQNIFNYCDRYQLKLGTWYGQNSLLIQFYYNNYLFSPEDIKTLTQQYQTLLESALNQPENTITQLNILNPKQQQQLLIKFNQTPKLTPPYPSLHNWFEAQVNKTPEATAVIFEEQQLTYQQLNTKAENLANYLISLGIKSETIIALCVERSLDIVIGIIGILKAGAAYLPIEPSLPNAAINFRLQDAQAAIILTQKHLQTKITAANNQIPIITLDNNFKSSPTQKLSPNLAYIIYTSGSTGKPKGVAVEHRQIINYLTGALAKLNLPEAASFAMVSTFAADLGNTSMFACLCTGGCLHIISEGKATDPIALGDYFSKHKIDCLKIVPSHLCALLTDVNAQNILPRQRLILGGEAATWELVEKVQQLAPNCQIYNHYGPTETTIGVLINQIDLQEKNDSTSPLLGSPIANTQIYILDQQQLPVPIGIAGEIYIGGANLARGYINQPQLNSEKFIINPLLKQYNQEQQYLAPLVYKTGDLGRYLPSGKIEFLGRIDHQIKLHGYRIEPEEITSILRKHPQVINAVVTVREKSNNPYLVAYLIANSEITTDLKDFLRNKLPEYMLPSFYVQLSSFPLTSNGKIDLHSLPLPATITEDTSTFIAPRNQIEETLTQIWSKLLGKETISIEDNFFSLGGDSIISIQAIALANQAGLRLTPKQIFEHQTIAQLAKYAEVNYSYHTEQGIVTGIVPLTPIQHSFFEQDLVAPQQYCQSVFLEFKKEIAPQQLASAINYLLEHHDVLRSKFGVSVAHGESEITPSIPVIEITHFPSYKEDIATKIQSSLDLASGKLIKIATFNLDANQGQLLLIVIHHLLIDGVSWRILLDDLQTALTQINQGQTIQLPAKTTSYKYWAQRLQQYAQTAIVKDELNYWLNLLASARSLTPLPVDFPNSEGRVGDTAMLSCCFSPDETQAILRKNIPSYHAQFNNIILAAIVKTFCDWTGKSQLLINLEGHGREDIFADVDLSRTVGWFTTVFPVLLDLKQACCHQEIIQTIEEQIERIPHKGIGYGLLRYLNQDKTISQALANTAQAEICFNYLGQFDNLLTSPWFKLPSELGNSPPNIINQSRYLLNINAYIIEGQLKLDWVYNSGKYREATIAKLIKSYQEIIRNIIETEKTVIGNTPSDFPQANLNQEQLDQFLATLD from the coding sequence ATGGAAAAATTAACTAATAACGGTTTTGCAATATCTCCTCAACAGCAGAATATTTGGTTATCCTCTACGCCAGATATCAGGCAAAAATTGCAAGTAACAGGCACAATTTTACTCTCAGGGGAATTAGATCTAGTAACTTTAGAAAAGGTTATTAAGCAGGTAATTAATAAACATGAAATATTGCGGACTAAATTATCCGCGATCGCAGCTTTGGATATTCCGATGCAAGTTATTGATCACCATGATAATTTTTCCCTAGATATTGGGGAAATAGATGATCAAGGGGAATTTAATTTAGAAGAAGGTATTTTTTATGCCCGTTTAATCAAGATAAAACCCAAGTCAAATATTCTGGCGATCGCTATATCGGCTTTTTGTGTTGATCCGATTTCTTTTGTTAATTTGGTACAAGAAATTAGTCAGGCGTATCAAAGTTATGCAGTAGATAATGATCCATTACAATATGCAGATTTAGCTGCTTGGCAAAATGAATTATTAACCACAGCACCAGCAGTTGCTAGGCAATATTGGCAAGATAAAAATAGCTTACTAAATTTTAAAGTTACTCATCCTGTGGAATTTATTCCTCAAGTAGTTAATTGTAATTTAAATAATGATCTTCTTGATCAAATCCAATTATTCGCCTCAGAAAATAACACATCCATTGCCAATATATTAATGGGTACTTGGCAACTATTATTATGGCGTTTATTTAGCAAACAAGATCTTGTCGTTGCTACTTATTTTGAGAATAGAAACTATCAAGAATTAAAATCCGTCATCGGACTATTAGCTAAATACATCCCTGTACAAATAGAATTAACCCCAGATCTAACTTTCTCCCAACTAATAAGCAAGTTAGATACAGAAATTACCCAAATAAATCAATGGCAAGAATACTATATCCCTACCCAAGATCACATATCCCCCCCCTATGGCTTTGAATTCAATCTCCTACCTGCAACCTATCAAACCCCAGATCTAACCTTTACTATCCAAAACATCTTTAACTATTGCGATCGCTATCAATTGAAATTGGGTACTTGGTATGGGCAAAACTCCCTATTAATTCAATTTTATTACAATAATTATTTATTCAGCCCCGAAGATATAAAAACCTTAACCCAACAATATCAAACATTACTAGAAAGCGCACTCAACCAGCCTGAAAATACAATTACACAATTAAATATTCTTAACCCCAAACAACAGCAACAACTACTAATAAAATTCAATCAAACCCCCAAACTCACCCCTCCCTATCCCAGTTTACATAACTGGTTTGAAGCACAGGTAAATAAAACCCCAGAGGCAACGGCGGTTATCTTTGAAGAGCAACAATTAACCTATCAACAACTAAATACCAAAGCGGAAAATCTCGCTAATTACTTAATATCCCTGGGCATAAAATCAGAAACAATTATCGCCCTGTGTGTTGAACGTTCCCTAGATATAGTAATTGGAATTATAGGTATTCTTAAAGCAGGTGCAGCCTATTTACCCATAGAACCAAGTTTACCCAATGCAGCAATTAATTTTAGATTACAAGATGCTCAAGCAGCCATAATCTTAACCCAAAAACATCTACAAACAAAAATAACTGCTGCTAATAATCAAATACCCATTATTACTCTCGATAATAATTTTAAATCATCCCCCACTCAAAAACTTTCCCCCAACCTGGCTTACATTATCTACACTTCAGGTTCAACAGGAAAACCCAAAGGTGTAGCCGTAGAACATCGTCAAATAATTAACTATCTCACTGGTGCATTAGCTAAATTGAATTTACCAGAAGCTGCAAGTTTTGCTATGGTTTCTACCTTTGCTGCGGACTTGGGTAATACATCTATGTTTGCTTGCTTGTGTACTGGTGGGTGCTTACATATTATTAGTGAGGGGAAAGCAACTGATCCTATCGCCTTGGGGGATTATTTTAGTAAGCATAAAATTGATTGTTTAAAAATAGTTCCTTCCCATCTTTGCGCCCTACTAACTGATGTAAATGCCCAAAATATATTACCCCGTCAACGTTTAATTTTAGGAGGTGAAGCAGCAACTTGGGAATTAGTAGAAAAAGTCCAGCAACTAGCACCAAATTGTCAAATATACAATCATTATGGCCCAACGGAAACTACTATTGGAGTATTGATTAATCAAATAGATCTCCAAGAAAAAAATGATAGCACTTCACCCCTATTAGGATCTCCTATAGCTAATACTCAAATTTATATCCTAGATCAACAACAATTACCTGTACCCATTGGTATTGCAGGGGAAATATATATAGGTGGTGCAAATCTCGCCAGGGGCTATATAAATCAACCCCAATTAAACAGTGAAAAGTTTATTATTAATCCTTTACTCAAACAATATAATCAAGAGCAACAATATCTTGCACCTTTAGTTTATAAGACAGGTGATTTAGGTCGATATTTACCCAGTGGTAAGATTGAATTTTTAGGCAGAATTGATCATCAAATTAAACTACATGGTTATCGCATTGAACCAGAAGAAATTACAAGCATCCTACGTAAACATCCTCAAGTAATAAATGCAGTAGTAACAGTGAGGGAAAAATCAAATAATCCCTATCTCGTTGCCTATTTGATAGCTAACTCAGAAATTACTACAGATCTTAAGGATTTCTTACGCAACAAACTCCCAGAATATATGTTGCCTTCCTTTTATGTTCAATTAAGCAGCTTTCCCCTAACATCCAACGGTAAAATTGATTTACATAGCTTACCTTTACCAGCAACAATTACCGAAGATACCTCTACCTTTATTGCCCCGCGCAACCAGATAGAAGAAACTCTAACTCAAATTTGGAGTAAACTTTTAGGCAAAGAAACAATTAGTATTGAGGATAACTTTTTTAGTTTAGGTGGCGATTCAATTATAAGTATACAAGCGATCGCTCTGGCTAATCAAGCAGGGTTAAGACTTACTCCTAAACAAATATTTGAGCATCAAACTATAGCCCAATTAGCTAAATATGCTGAAGTTAATTATAGTTATCATACTGAACAAGGTATAGTTACAGGTATAGTTCCTTTAACACCCATTCAACATAGTTTTTTTGAGCAAGATTTAGTTGCACCCCAGCAATATTGTCAGTCGGTTTTCTTGGAATTTAAAAAGGAAATTGCTCCTCAACAATTGGCAAGTGCTATTAATTATTTATTAGAACATCACGATGTATTGCGTAGTAAGTTTGGAGTAAGCGTAGCACATGGCGAAAGTGAAATTACCCCCTCCATCCCAGTTATCGAAATAACCCACTTCCCAAGCTATAAAGAGGATATAGCTACTAAAATTCAATCTAGCTTAGATTTAGCATCAGGAAAGCTGATTAAAATAGCTACTTTTAATTTAGATGCAAATCAAGGACAACTTTTATTAATTGTTATTCATCACTTATTAATTGATGGTGTTTCCTGGCGCATTCTACTCGATGATCTACAAACAGCCTTAACTCAAATCAATCAAGGTCAAACAATTCAATTACCAGCTAAAACAACTTCCTATAAATATTGGGCGCAACGTTTACAGCAATATGCCCAAACAGCAATAGTCAAGGATGAATTAAATTATTGGTTGAATTTATTAGCTTCGGCAAGAAGTTTAACGCCTTTACCTGTAGATTTTCCTAATTCCGAGGGTAGGGTGGGGGATACTGCTATGCTATCCTGTTGCTTTTCCCCAGATGAGACACAGGCTATATTGCGCAAAAATATCCCATCATATCATGCTCAATTTAATAATATCATATTAGCAGCCATAGTCAAGACCTTTTGCGACTGGACAGGAAAATCCCAATTACTAATTAATTTAGAAGGACATGGGAGAGAAGATATCTTTGCTGATGTAGATTTATCCCGTACGGTGGGATGGTTTACCACTGTATTCCCAGTGCTACTGGATCTAAAGCAAGCTTGTTGTCATCAGGAAATTATCCAAACCATCGAGGAACAAATAGAGCGAATACCCCATAAAGGTATTGGATATGGTTTACTGCGTTATCTCAACCAAGACAAGACAATATCTCAAGCTTTAGCTAATACAGCCCAAGCAGAAATTTGTTTTAACTATTTAGGACAATTCGATAACCTATTAACATCACCCTGGTTTAAATTACCCTCAGAACTAGGAAACAGTCCCCCAAATATAATAAATCAAAGTCGCTACTTATTAAATATCAATGCTTATATTATTGAGGGTCAATTAAAACTAGATTGGGTCTATAACTCGGGAAAATATCGAGAAGCAACCATAGCCAAATTAATCAAATCCTATCAAGAAATAATCAGAAACATAATAGAGACAGAAAAAACAGTAATAGGAAATACCCCTTCAGACTTTCCCCAAGCCAATCTAAATCAAGAACAATTAGACCAATTCCTAGCAACATTAGATTAA